The Beijerinckiaceae bacterium RH AL1 genome has a segment encoding these proteins:
- a CDS encoding Peptidylprolyl isomerase (source:Prodigal:2.6;~ID:RHAL1_02675), whose amino-acid sequence MTIARATLSRLALAAALAYPLAVPALAQMPAPGNDAASAPDEKPLPPDTLLATVNGQKITQLDVNMAAEDIGANLPQQLKGKARTTYLLDYLIDGTLVAQKAKADQLDKTPDFSQKMAYAEDKVLMEAILTKIAATSTSDAQMHKIYDDAKAQQKPQEELHARHILVASEADAQAVEKRLKAGEDFAKVAKEVSKDPSAEGGELPWFTREQMVPAFSDAAFKLQKGQISDPVKTQFGWHVIKLEDRRQKPFPAFDQVKDQIQRFAIQKAQSELILSLRKGAKIERTAAAPAEVPAQPMPGSGGDK is encoded by the coding sequence ATGACCATCGCTCGCGCCACGCTGAGCCGCCTCGCCCTCGCTGCGGCGCTCGCGTACCCGCTCGCCGTGCCGGCGCTCGCGCAGATGCCGGCGCCCGGCAACGACGCCGCCTCGGCCCCCGACGAGAAGCCGCTGCCGCCCGACACGCTGCTTGCCACCGTCAACGGCCAGAAGATCACCCAGCTCGACGTCAACATGGCGGCCGAGGACATCGGCGCCAACCTGCCGCAGCAGCTCAAGGGCAAGGCGCGCACCACCTACCTGCTCGACTATCTCATCGACGGCACGCTGGTGGCGCAGAAGGCCAAGGCCGACCAGCTCGATAAGACGCCCGACTTCTCGCAGAAGATGGCCTACGCCGAGGACAAGGTGCTGATGGAGGCGATCCTCACCAAGATCGCCGCGACCTCGACCTCCGACGCGCAGATGCACAAGATCTACGACGACGCCAAGGCGCAGCAGAAGCCGCAGGAAGAGCTGCACGCCCGCCACATCCTCGTCGCCAGCGAGGCGGACGCGCAGGCGGTCGAGAAGCGCCTCAAGGCCGGCGAGGACTTCGCAAAGGTCGCCAAGGAAGTCTCGAAGGACCCGAGCGCCGAGGGCGGCGAGCTTCCCTGGTTCACGCGGGAGCAGATGGTGCCGGCCTTCTCGGATGCGGCGTTCAAGCTGCAGAAGGGCCAGATCTCCGATCCGGTGAAGACGCAGTTCGGCTGGCACGTCATCAAGCTCGAGGATCGCCGCCAGAAGCCGTTCCCGGCCTTCGACCAGGTCAAGGACCAGATCCAGCGCTTCGCGATCCAGAAGGCGCAGAGCGAGCTGATCTTGAGCCTGCGCAAGGGCGCCAAGATCGAGCGCACCGCCGCGGCGCCGGCCGAGGTGCCGGCGCAGCCGATGCCGGGGTCGGGCGGGGATAAGTAG
- a CDS encoding hypothetical protein (ID:RHAL1_02671;~conserved protein of unknown function;~source:Prodigal:2.6) — MRLFNCQHCGQMLYFENTRCERCSHALGFVADDGQSLHAIEPAEVEGTWRALGIEGRTFKLCANAVHDVCNWLVDTRSGEDMCAACRHNRVIPELSDAGNRLAWRKIEAAKHRLFYTLFRLGLAQAIDLKTPEEPLVFQFLADYPNVNGQKVMTGHDDGVVTIALAEADDAEREQRRKLMGEPYRTLLGHFRHEVGHYFWDRLVRDRDQLAACRAVFGDDEEDYQEALQRHYQNGAPTDWQDHYVSTYATSHAWEDFAETWAHYLHIIDTLEMAQAFDLRLAPSVDREGEFAVAYGLDPYTTADIHEIIRVWLPVSTALNSLNRTMGKDELYPFILSPPVIEKIGYMHKLVRESVAEAGRAQAA, encoded by the coding sequence ATGCGCCTCTTCAACTGTCAGCACTGCGGGCAGATGCTGTATTTCGAGAACACCCGCTGCGAGCGCTGCAGCCACGCCCTCGGGTTCGTGGCCGACGACGGCCAGTCCCTGCATGCAATCGAGCCGGCCGAGGTCGAGGGGACGTGGCGGGCGCTCGGCATCGAGGGGCGCACCTTCAAGCTTTGCGCGAATGCCGTCCACGACGTCTGCAACTGGCTCGTCGACACGCGCTCCGGCGAGGACATGTGCGCCGCCTGCCGTCACAATCGGGTCATCCCGGAGCTGTCGGATGCCGGCAACCGGCTCGCCTGGCGCAAGATCGAGGCGGCCAAGCACCGCCTGTTCTACACCTTGTTCCGGCTCGGCCTCGCCCAGGCGATCGACCTGAAAACGCCCGAGGAGCCGCTCGTCTTCCAGTTCCTCGCCGACTACCCCAACGTCAACGGCCAGAAGGTGATGACCGGCCACGACGACGGCGTCGTCACCATCGCGCTCGCCGAGGCCGACGACGCGGAACGCGAGCAGCGGCGCAAGCTGATGGGCGAGCCTTATCGCACCCTGCTCGGCCACTTCCGCCACGAGGTCGGGCACTATTTCTGGGATCGGCTGGTCCGCGACCGCGACCAGCTTGCGGCGTGCCGCGCCGTGTTCGGCGACGACGAGGAAGACTACCAGGAGGCGTTGCAGCGCCACTACCAGAACGGCGCGCCGACGGACTGGCAGGACCACTACGTCTCGACTTATGCGACCTCGCATGCCTGGGAGGACTTCGCCGAGACGTGGGCGCATTATCTCCACATCATCGACACGCTGGAGATGGCGCAGGCCTTCGACCTGCGACTCGCGCCGAGCGTCGATCGCGAGGGCGAGTTCGCCGTCGCCTACGGGCTTGATCCGTACACGACGGCCGACATTCACGAGATCATCAGGGTCTGGCTGCCGGTCTCGACGGCGCTCAATTCGCTGAACCGCACGATGGGCAAGGACGAGCTCTACCCGTTCATCCTCTCGCCGCCGGTCATCGAGAAGATCGGCTATATGCACAAGCTGGTGCGCGAGTCCGTCGCGGAAGCGGGGCGCGCGCAGGCGGCGTAA
- a CDS encoding RNA 2',3'-cyclic phosphodiesterase (source:Prodigal:2.6;~ID:RHAL1_02674), whose amino-acid sequence MPRLFTGLELPKSVATELSLMRGGVSGARWIDVENYHITLRFIGDVDERAARDVDAVLGGIRREAFTVTLDRLDAFGGDRPRAIVAAVRPSSPLVELQAEQERLIRRVGLPAETRKFAPHVTLARLRQATPMAVANYLSVRGWLAALTFEVDRFTLFSSRDSVGGGPYVAEAVYPLY is encoded by the coding sequence ATGCCCCGCTTGTTCACGGGCCTCGAGCTGCCGAAGAGCGTCGCGACCGAGCTGTCGCTGATGCGCGGCGGCGTGTCGGGTGCGCGCTGGATCGACGTCGAGAACTACCACATCACGCTGCGCTTCATCGGCGACGTCGACGAGCGCGCCGCCCGCGACGTCGATGCGGTGCTGGGCGGCATCCGTCGCGAGGCCTTCACCGTGACGCTGGATAGGCTCGACGCCTTCGGCGGCGACCGGCCCCGCGCCATCGTCGCGGCGGTGCGGCCCTCCTCGCCGCTCGTCGAGCTGCAGGCCGAGCAGGAGCGCTTGATCCGCCGCGTCGGCCTGCCGGCGGAGACGCGCAAGTTCGCGCCGCACGTGACGCTGGCGCGGCTGCGCCAGGCCACGCCCATGGCGGTCGCCAACTACCTCTCCGTGCGCGGCTGGCTCGCCGCGCTGACCTTCGAGGTCGACCGCTTCACGCTCTTCTCCTCGCGCGATTCCGTCGGCGGCGGCCCCTATGTCGCCGAGGCGGTGTACCCGCTCTACTGA
- a CDS encoding Cardiolipin synthase (ID:RHAL1_02676;~source:Prodigal:2.6), translating to MKLRRTRPAPESARVSPIIAFYHHPQINVLLPFHLAVAIAVTVHALLYKREVGSALGWIGLSWLAPFVGGFLYFVAGINRVRRRAQRLRRKTRTRRQAQEIDEDPNDDLEPLQRGVTRISRRPLEIGNAFEVYQNGDEAYPPMLSAINEATRSIGLSSYIFGTDEIGMRFIEALEAATKRGVEVRVIIDGIGGNWILSQAYHALKRRGVPAGRFLHSPLPWRMPLVNLRSHKKILVVDGKVGFTGGMNIRDENVMATHPKHPVADTHFKVTGPVVSQLVDAFADDWAFVTGEDLEGDDWFPDLAKTGAAKARVLTSGPDQDVEKIEFCVMQAIACARETIDVMTPYFLPDDRLLTALSLAAMRGVKVNVLIPKRSNKRIVDWATRANIGSMLKDGVRVRLGAPPFRHSKLMVVDSEWCLIGSANWDLRSFRLNFELCMEVYDESLALGLKRFVARQASEPLSDKDIKARTLPVRLRDAAVRLAMPYL from the coding sequence ATGAAGCTTCGCCGGACGCGCCCGGCGCCTGAGTCCGCCCGCGTGTCGCCGATTATCGCCTTCTACCACCACCCCCAGATCAACGTGCTGCTGCCGTTCCACCTCGCGGTGGCGATCGCGGTGACGGTGCACGCGCTGCTCTACAAGCGCGAGGTGGGCTCCGCGCTCGGCTGGATCGGGCTTTCGTGGCTGGCGCCGTTCGTCGGCGGCTTCCTCTATTTCGTGGCCGGCATCAATCGCGTCAGACGAAGGGCGCAGCGGCTCCGGCGCAAGACCCGCACCCGCCGCCAAGCCCAGGAGATCGACGAGGATCCCAACGACGACCTCGAGCCGCTGCAGCGCGGCGTCACCCGCATCTCGCGGCGCCCGCTCGAGATCGGCAACGCCTTCGAGGTCTACCAGAACGGCGACGAGGCCTACCCGCCGATGCTGTCGGCGATCAACGAGGCGACGCGCTCGATCGGGCTTTCGAGCTACATCTTCGGCACCGACGAGATCGGCATGCGCTTCATCGAGGCGCTGGAGGCGGCGACGAAACGGGGCGTCGAGGTGCGCGTCATCATCGACGGCATCGGCGGCAACTGGATCCTGTCGCAGGCCTATCACGCGCTGAAGCGGCGCGGCGTCCCGGCCGGGCGCTTCCTGCACTCGCCGCTGCCGTGGCGGATGCCGCTCGTGAACCTGCGCTCGCACAAGAAGATCCTCGTCGTCGACGGCAAGGTCGGCTTCACCGGCGGCATGAACATCCGCGACGAGAACGTGATGGCGACGCACCCGAAGCACCCCGTCGCCGACACGCATTTCAAGGTGACGGGGCCCGTCGTCTCGCAGCTCGTCGACGCCTTCGCCGACGACTGGGCCTTCGTCACCGGCGAGGATCTCGAGGGCGACGACTGGTTCCCGGACTTGGCCAAGACCGGCGCCGCCAAGGCCCGCGTGCTGACCTCGGGGCCCGACCAGGACGTCGAGAAGATCGAGTTCTGCGTGATGCAGGCGATCGCCTGCGCGCGCGAGACGATCGATGTGATGACGCCCTATTTCCTGCCCGACGACCGGCTGCTCACGGCGCTGTCGCTCGCCGCCATGCGCGGGGTGAAGGTCAACGTCCTCATCCCGAAGCGGAGCAACAAGCGCATCGTCGATTGGGCGACGCGCGCCAACATCGGCTCGATGCTGAAGGACGGCGTGCGGGTGAGGCTCGGGGCGCCGCCGTTCCGGCATTCGAAGCTGATGGTCGTCGATTCGGAATGGTGCTTGATCGGCTCGGCCAACTGGGACCTGCGCTCGTTCCGGCTCAACTTCGAGCTGTGCATGGAGGTCTACGACGAATCGCTGGCGCTCGGCCTCAAGCGCTTCGTCGCGCGCCAGGCGAGCGAGCCCCTGAGCGACAAGGACATCAAGGCGCGGACGCTCCCGGTGCGGCTGCGCGACGCCGCCGTGCGGCTGGCGATGCCGTATCTCTGA
- a CDS encoding hypothetical protein (ID:RHAL1_02670;~conserved membrane protein of unknown function;~source:Prodigal:2.6), which yields MSIDAIYAPASPTSASRPTTATREWSTVQAVMIFLVFLLISIIPLLTHPLPPLEDYANHVSRMLVMADHGQNPNLAKYYEIDWEILPNLMMDLVVPWIARYVNVYLAGQIFTVAIFSLMMSGTFALNRALFKRWSMLPLVAFPLLYNYIFLIGVMNYFFGIGVALWGLAGWIHLRNRPWPYRYLLSAAIAFLLYLCHLFAVGVYGLGLMAFEIWFALSVDRSPWPQRALRFCAAGIPFLPLVPFLLTSSTWGHAKEWDWESLGKLDGLVFVVETYSDIVAFVLTAVVVVAGVWAARHRMLRVHPVLMPLALSGAIVYMAMPRMLFASYLADQRLPIAIAFMVVACFRVEMRQEFVRRLFLVGTLGLLGARVAEVDIAWANAEPSTLEMRESLRKVQRGSKILVAYMDNNMPNEVEHLGLVHAVSLAIIERQALITTAFTTKGKQIMHVRPDYRKMVDTEDGVPPTIDQLVIDAVGRSTDDTTFWHDWLKKYDYVYLLFTDEDSDNPMPDKLKSMYDGENFQLYRIIKPGMDVNAMDTPKKPIKLNAAATAAQAAGPKAPTPATGQGAAPAPTPAPAPAPAAPKP from the coding sequence ATGAGCATCGACGCGATCTACGCACCTGCGAGCCCGACGAGCGCGTCCCGCCCGACCACCGCCACGCGCGAGTGGTCGACCGTGCAGGCCGTGATGATCTTCCTCGTCTTCCTGCTGATCTCGATCATCCCGCTGCTGACGCATCCGCTGCCGCCGCTCGAGGATTACGCCAACCACGTTTCGCGCATGCTGGTGATGGCCGACCATGGCCAGAACCCGAACCTCGCCAAGTATTACGAGATCGACTGGGAGATCCTGCCCAACCTGATGATGGATCTCGTGGTGCCGTGGATCGCGCGCTACGTGAATGTCTACCTGGCGGGCCAGATCTTCACCGTCGCGATCTTCTCGTTGATGATGTCGGGGACGTTCGCGCTGAACCGCGCCCTGTTCAAGCGCTGGTCGATGCTGCCGCTCGTCGCCTTCCCGCTGCTCTACAACTACATCTTCCTCATCGGCGTGATGAACTACTTCTTCGGCATCGGCGTCGCGCTGTGGGGCCTCGCCGGGTGGATCCACCTGCGCAACCGGCCGTGGCCCTATCGCTACCTCCTCTCGGCGGCGATCGCCTTCCTGCTCTACCTCTGCCACCTCTTCGCGGTCGGCGTGTACGGGCTCGGGCTCATGGCCTTCGAGATCTGGTTCGCGCTCTCCGTCGACCGGTCGCCGTGGCCGCAGCGCGCGCTGCGCTTCTGCGCCGCCGGCATACCCTTCCTGCCGCTGGTGCCGTTCCTTTTGACGAGCTCGACCTGGGGCCACGCCAAGGAGTGGGACTGGGAATCGCTCGGCAAGCTCGACGGCCTCGTCTTCGTGGTCGAGACCTATTCCGACATCGTCGCCTTCGTTCTGACGGCGGTCGTCGTCGTCGCCGGCGTCTGGGCGGCGCGCCACCGCATGCTGCGCGTCCATCCCGTGCTGATGCCGCTCGCGCTCTCCGGGGCGATCGTCTACATGGCGATGCCGCGCATGCTGTTTGCGAGCTATCTCGCCGACCAGCGCCTGCCGATCGCCATCGCCTTCATGGTCGTCGCCTGCTTCCGCGTCGAGATGCGGCAGGAGTTTGTGCGTCGCCTGTTCCTGGTCGGCACGCTGGGGCTTCTCGGCGCCCGCGTCGCCGAGGTCGACATCGCCTGGGCCAATGCCGAGCCCTCGACGCTCGAGATGCGGGAATCGCTGCGCAAGGTGCAGCGCGGCTCGAAGATCCTCGTTGCCTACATGGACAACAACATGCCGAACGAGGTCGAGCACCTCGGCCTCGTGCACGCCGTGTCGCTAGCGATCATCGAGCGCCAGGCGCTGATCACGACCGCCTTCACGACGAAGGGCAAGCAGATCATGCACGTGCGCCCGGACTACCGGAAGATGGTGGATACCGAGGACGGCGTGCCGCCGACCATCGACCAGCTCGTCATCGACGCCGTCGGGCGCTCCACCGACGACACGACCTTCTGGCACGACTGGCTGAAGAAGTACGACTACGTCTACCTGCTGTTCACGGACGAGGATTCCGACAATCCGATGCCGGACAAGCTCAAGTCGATGTACGACGGCGAGAACTTCCAGCTCTACCGCATCATCAAGCCGGGCATGGACGTCAACGCGATGGACACGCCGAAGAAGCCGATCAAGCTGAATGCCGCCGCAACGGCCGCGCAGGCCGCCGGCCCGAAGGCGCCTACGCCTGCGACGGGGCAGGGGGCTGCGCCGGCCCCGACGCCCGCGCCCGCACCGGCCCCGGCTGCGCCGAAGCCCTGA
- the pqqA_2 gene encoding Coenzyme PQQ synthesis protein A (ID:RHAL1_02672;~source:Prodigal:2.6) produces the protein MSWTTPVVEEICVGMEVTSYESADLDVLF, from the coding sequence ATGAGCTGGACCACGCCTGTCGTCGAAGAGATCTGCGTCGGAATGGAAGTCACGAGCTACGAGTCGGCCGACCTCGACGTTCTCTTCTGA
- a CDS encoding Transcriptional regulator (ID:RHAL1_02677;~source:Prodigal:2.6) — protein sequence MNNVQEKKSRSGPRRGLREEHRERLVACAEAAIAAGGLPALRARDLAACAGVSLGAIYNLVEDLDELTLLVGQRTMARLDAALGRVEGRGGSGDVGAQLIAWARAYAGFAAEHHELWRALFEFRMARPRDFPEWFAAAQTRVFERLEATLAPLVPALDAAQLRARARALFAAVHGIVALGIEGKLVALPAEAIDAELVAFVETYVAGLRKIGAAP from the coding sequence ATGAACAACGTTCAAGAGAAAAAATCGAGGTCGGGTCCGCGTCGGGGCCTTCGCGAGGAACATCGTGAACGGCTCGTTGCCTGCGCCGAGGCGGCAATTGCCGCCGGCGGCCTGCCGGCGCTGCGGGCGCGCGACCTGGCCGCCTGCGCCGGGGTCTCGCTCGGGGCGATCTACAATCTCGTCGAGGACCTCGACGAGCTGACACTGCTCGTCGGGCAGCGCACGATGGCGAGGCTCGATGCGGCGCTGGGGCGTGTCGAGGGGCGCGGCGGGTCGGGCGACGTCGGAGCGCAGCTCATCGCCTGGGCGCGCGCCTACGCGGGCTTCGCGGCCGAGCACCACGAGCTGTGGCGCGCGCTGTTCGAGTTCCGCATGGCGCGGCCGCGCGACTTTCCCGAGTGGTTCGCGGCGGCGCAGACGCGGGTCTTCGAACGGCTCGAGGCGACGCTTGCGCCGCTGGTGCCGGCTCTCGACGCCGCGCAGCTGCGGGCGCGCGCCCGCGCGCTCTTCGCCGCGGTGCACGGCATCGTCGCGCTCGGCATCGAGGGCAAGCTCGTCGCCCTGCCGGCGGAAGCGATCGACGCCGAGCTCGTCGCCTTCGTCGAGACTTATGTCGCAGGCCTGCGGAAGATCGGCGCCGCGCCGTAG
- a CDS encoding hypothetical protein (ID:RHAL1_02673;~conserved exported protein of unknown function;~source:Prodigal:2.6): MIRRLPAKLLLAPLFALLVAGLAAPAGAADAVTKTFDGWTATCNNLLSCVVLATASDDLFYVRIARDAGATAAPTVKLVLAAQEPLKGPQPAFRLVANSDGRKDALGPFPASAPDQDSSILEATLPEGAPSLAVIDAIRNAATLDYAVLATRGSLDLKGLAAALRFIDAQQGRQGTPSALVARGMTPIGQVPAPPAAPVVAAASSDGVSAIDKPAVPKAVADMATPVCDPEAVADQSEAQAWHLGPDVTLYALSCSQGAYNTVSALYLVAGDKAPKPVNLPRPAALKGDSADNVAENVGFDPKTMTLSSFGKGRGLGDCGTSASWLWDGLGFELLQASLLDACPGALPEDWPSIYAAQRKTQ; encoded by the coding sequence ATGATCCGTCGGCTCCCTGCGAAGCTTTTGTTGGCGCCTCTCTTCGCGCTGCTCGTCGCGGGTCTCGCGGCCCCGGCCGGCGCCGCCGACGCGGTGACGAAGACCTTCGACGGGTGGACGGCTACCTGCAACAACCTCCTGAGCTGCGTCGTGCTGGCGACGGCCTCCGACGACCTCTTCTACGTCCGCATCGCCCGCGACGCGGGGGCGACGGCGGCGCCGACGGTCAAGCTCGTGCTCGCGGCGCAGGAGCCGCTGAAGGGACCGCAGCCGGCCTTCCGGCTCGTCGCCAACAGCGATGGGCGCAAGGACGCGCTCGGGCCGTTCCCCGCCAGCGCGCCGGACCAGGATTCGAGCATCCTCGAAGCGACGCTGCCGGAGGGTGCGCCGAGCCTTGCGGTTATCGACGCGATCCGCAACGCCGCGACGCTCGACTACGCCGTGCTGGCGACGCGCGGCAGCCTCGATCTCAAGGGGCTCGCGGCGGCGCTCCGCTTCATCGATGCGCAGCAGGGTCGGCAGGGCACGCCGAGCGCGCTGGTCGCGCGCGGCATGACGCCGATCGGCCAGGTTCCGGCGCCCCCCGCCGCGCCGGTCGTCGCCGCGGCCTCGAGCGACGGCGTCAGCGCAATCGACAAGCCCGCCGTCCCGAAGGCCGTCGCCGACATGGCGACGCCGGTCTGCGATCCGGAAGCGGTCGCCGACCAGTCGGAGGCGCAGGCCTGGCATCTCGGGCCGGACGTCACGCTCTATGCGCTCTCCTGCAGCCAGGGGGCCTACAACACGGTAAGCGCGCTCTATCTCGTCGCCGGCGACAAGGCGCCGAAGCCGGTGAACCTGCCGCGGCCCGCGGCGCTCAAGGGCGATTCCGCCGACAATGTCGCGGAGAACGTCGGCTTCGACCCGAAGACGATGACGCTGAGCTCGTTCGGCAAGGGACGCGGGCTCGGGGACTGCGGGACGTCGGCCTCGTGGCTCTGGGACGGTCTCGGCTTCGAGTTGCTGCAGGCTTCGCTGCTCGATGCCTGCCCCGGGGCGCTGCCGGAAGACTGGCCGAGCATTTACGCGGCACAGCGTAAAACTCAGTAG